One stretch of Bombus pascuorum unplaced genomic scaffold, iyBomPasc1.1, whole genome shotgun sequence DNA includes these proteins:
- the LOC132915924 gene encoding cytosolic endo-beta-N-acetylglucosaminidase-like isoform X3, translated as MRTEVTESQPFKNLKELFDNVGNLKPWPEIGELRDSTDYVYSGLEISAGRTRLEKLDREVHPKTLLCHDMKGGYLEDRFIYGSESYGSYLFYHWSVIDTFVYFSHHFITVPPFGWINAAHNHGVKVLGTVITEREGIWDVILESQEEVRRFADALILVAKFYKFDGWLLNIENTIKNEQVNNLIYFVKYLTENIHEAIRNSEIIWYDSVTNEGKLNWQNELNSKNIDFFLNCDAIYLNYNWMKSKLKNSLALAKNHSRDIYDIYVGLDIWGRGCPGGGGFNSSYALQKIRHEGLSVALFGPGWTHEFFGSKTFQEVEDLFWAQLFPYLYVHVPIYEEEVFKTSFCRGSGSMYYRCGQFMQALYERDGKRFKHKPFYNLSLQDPQISVPIPHMKFTSSPQLPEPKSENDRNECSEEPIHYVYETRKNVVRVLKNVVNIENKMPMLYVNSFEFCSEFSFRGGGCIELTTNDLTTRSYHRLFLVHIEFQQDIVAIIAYKKMESSIANGSQPEPILVLGNNTGLKSIVHYKSRNLVANWKRCVYRTNMRTVNEIGISFARSSVCYLGKIVLKQKHRHLDGQEATLR; from the exons ATGAGGACGGAAGTTACAGAGTCACAACCTTtcaaaaacttaaaagaattattcgataacgtgggtaaCTTGAAACCATGGCCAGAAATTGGAGAActacgagattcaactgattatgtgtacagtggtttagaaataagcgcagGAAGAACgcggttagaaaaattggatagagaagtacatccGAAAACGTTGCTCTgtcatgatatgaaaggtggctacctagaagacag atttatatatggatcagaatcttatggttcttacctattttatcactggagtgttattgacacttttgtgtattttagtcatcatttcataactgtgcccccttttggatggattaatgcagcacataatcatggtgtaaaagttcttggtactgtaattacggaaagagaaggtatctgggatgttatacttgaatctcaggaagaagtaagaagatttgcagatgcactaatacttgttgcaaaattttataagtttgatggctggttattaaatattgaaaataccattaaaaatgagcaagttaataatttaatttattttgtaaaatatctaacagaaaatattcatgaagcaattagaaattctgaaattatatggtacgatagcgtaaccaatgaaggaaaattaaattggcaaaatgagcttaaCAGTAAAAACAT agatttctttttaaactgcgatgccatttacttgaattataactggatgaaatcaaaattgaaaaacagtttggcacttgcaaaaaatcacagcagagatatttatgatatttatgtaggacTTGATATTTGGGGAAGAGGTTGTCCTGGcggtggtggatttaattcatcatat gctttacaaaaaatacgacacgaaggactttctgttgcactttttggtccaggttggactcacgaatttttcggatctaagacattccaagaagtagaagatctattttgggcacagttgtttccttatttatatgttcatgtacctatctacgaagaagaagtattCAAAACATCATTTTGCCGTGGCAGTGGTAGCATGTATTATCGCTGTGGTCAG TTTATGCAGGCACTATATGAAAGggatggaaaaagatttaaacacaaaccattttacaatttatccctgCAAGATCCACAAATTTCAGTACCTATACCgcacatgaaatttacatcatcgcctcaacttccagaaccgaaaagtgaaaacgatcgaaatgagTGTTCAGAAGAACCGATACATtatgtttatgaaacgagaaagaatgttgttcgagtattaaaaaatgttgtaaatattgaaaataaaatgccaatGCTATATGTAAATAGCTTCGAATTTTGCAGCGAGTTCTCTTTCAGAGGTGGTGGTTGCATAGAATTAACTACAAATGATCTTACAACTAGGTCATATCACAG ACTATTTCTCGTTCACATCGAATTTCAACAAGACATTGTAGCAATCATTgcttataaaaaaatggagTCGTCCATAGCAAATGGAAGTCAACCCGAACCAATACTAGTTCTCGGCAATAATACAGGCTTAAAATCCATCGTTCATTATAAATCAAGGAATTTGGTTGCCAACTGGAAAAGATG
- the LOC132915924 gene encoding cytosolic endo-beta-N-acetylglucosaminidase-like isoform X5: MRTEVTESQPFKNLKELFDNVGNLKPWPEIGELRDSTDYVYSGLEISAGRTRLEKLDREVHPKTLLCHDMKGGYLEDRFIYGSESYGSYLFYHWSVIDTFVYFSHHFITVPPFGWINAAHNHGVKVLGTVITEREGIWDVILESQEEVRRFADALILVAKFYKFDGWLLNIENTIKNEQVNNLIYFVKYLTENIHEAIRNSEIIWYDSVTNEGKLNWQNELNSKNIDFFLNCDAIYLNYNWMKSKLKNSLALAKNHSRDIYDIYVGLDIWGRGCPGGGGFNSSYALQKIRHEGLSVALFGPGWTHEFFGSKTFQEVEDLFWAQLFPYLYVHVPIYEEEVFKTSFCRGSGSMYYRCGQFMQALYERDGKRFKHKPFYNLSLQDPQISVPIPHMKFTSSPQLPEPKSENDRNECSEEPIHYVYETRKNVVRVLKNVVNIENKMPMLYVNSFEFCSEFSFRGGGCIELTTNDLTTRSYHRLFLVHIEFQQDIVAIIAYKKMESSIANGSQPEPILVLGNNTGLKSIVHYKSRNLVANWKR; encoded by the exons ATGAGGACGGAAGTTACAGAGTCACAACCTTtcaaaaacttaaaagaattattcgataacgtgggtaaCTTGAAACCATGGCCAGAAATTGGAGAActacgagattcaactgattatgtgtacagtggtttagaaataagcgcagGAAGAACgcggttagaaaaattggatagagaagtacatccGAAAACGTTGCTCTgtcatgatatgaaaggtggctacctagaagacag atttatatatggatcagaatcttatggttcttacctattttatcactggagtgttattgacacttttgtgtattttagtcatcatttcataactgtgcccccttttggatggattaatgcagcacataatcatggtgtaaaagttcttggtactgtaattacggaaagagaaggtatctgggatgttatacttgaatctcaggaagaagtaagaagatttgcagatgcactaatacttgttgcaaaattttataagtttgatggctggttattaaatattgaaaataccattaaaaatgagcaagttaataatttaatttattttgtaaaatatctaacagaaaatattcatgaagcaattagaaattctgaaattatatggtacgatagcgtaaccaatgaaggaaaattaaattggcaaaatgagcttaaCAGTAAAAACAT agatttctttttaaactgcgatgccatttacttgaattataactggatgaaatcaaaattgaaaaacagtttggcacttgcaaaaaatcacagcagagatatttatgatatttatgtaggacTTGATATTTGGGGAAGAGGTTGTCCTGGcggtggtggatttaattcatcatat gctttacaaaaaatacgacacgaaggactttctgttgcactttttggtccaggttggactcacgaatttttcggatctaagacattccaagaagtagaagatctattttgggcacagttgtttccttatttatatgttcatgtacctatctacgaagaagaagtattCAAAACATCATTTTGCCGTGGCAGTGGTAGCATGTATTATCGCTGTGGTCAG TTTATGCAGGCACTATATGAAAGggatggaaaaagatttaaacacaaaccattttacaatttatccctgCAAGATCCACAAATTTCAGTACCTATACCgcacatgaaatttacatcatcgcctcaacttccagaaccgaaaagtgaaaacgatcgaaatgagTGTTCAGAAGAACCGATACATtatgtttatgaaacgagaaagaatgttgttcgagtattaaaaaatgttgtaaatattgaaaataaaatgccaatGCTATATGTAAATAGCTTCGAATTTTGCAGCGAGTTCTCTTTCAGAGGTGGTGGTTGCATAGAATTAACTACAAATGATCTTACAACTAGGTCATATCACAG ACTATTTCTCGTTCACATCGAATTTCAACAAGACATTGTAGCAATCATTgcttataaaaaaatggagTCGTCCATAGCAAATGGAAGTCAACCCGAACCAATACTAGTTCTCGGCAATAATACAGGCTTAAAATCCATCGTTCATTATAAATCAAGGAATTTGGTTGCCAACTGGAAAAGATG a
- the LOC132915924 gene encoding cytosolic endo-beta-N-acetylglucosaminidase-like isoform X4, whose amino-acid sequence MRTEVTESQPFKNLKELFDNVGNLKPWPEIGELRDSTDYVYSGLEISAGRTRLEKLDREVHPKTLLCHDMKGGYLEDRFIYGSESYGSYLFYHWSVIDTFVYFSHHFITVPPFGWINAAHNHGVKVLGTVITEREGIWDVILESQEEVRRFADALILVAKFYKFDGWLLNIENTIKNEQVNNLIYFVKYLTENIHEAIRNSEIIWYDSVTNEGKLNWQNELNSKNIDFFLNCDAIYLNYNWMKSKLKNSLALAKNHSRDIYDIYVGLDIWGRGCPGGGGFNSSYALQKIRHEGLSVALFGPGWTHEFFGSKTFQEVEDLFWAQLFPYLYVHVPIYEEEVFKTSFCRGSGSMYYRCGQFMQALYERDGKRFKHKPFYNLSLQDPQISVPIPHMKFTSSPQLPEPKSENDRNECSEEPIHYVYETRKNVVRVLKNVVNIENKMPMLYVNSFEFCSEFSFRGGGCIELTTNDLTTRSYHRLFLVHIEFQQDIVAIIAYKKMESSIANGSQPEPILVLGNNTGLKSIVHYKSRNLVANWKRWFNNESAVNGITNILSSKV is encoded by the exons ATGAGGACGGAAGTTACAGAGTCACAACCTTtcaaaaacttaaaagaattattcgataacgtgggtaaCTTGAAACCATGGCCAGAAATTGGAGAActacgagattcaactgattatgtgtacagtggtttagaaataagcgcagGAAGAACgcggttagaaaaattggatagagaagtacatccGAAAACGTTGCTCTgtcatgatatgaaaggtggctacctagaagacag atttatatatggatcagaatcttatggttcttacctattttatcactggagtgttattgacacttttgtgtattttagtcatcatttcataactgtgcccccttttggatggattaatgcagcacataatcatggtgtaaaagttcttggtactgtaattacggaaagagaaggtatctgggatgttatacttgaatctcaggaagaagtaagaagatttgcagatgcactaatacttgttgcaaaattttataagtttgatggctggttattaaatattgaaaataccattaaaaatgagcaagttaataatttaatttattttgtaaaatatctaacagaaaatattcatgaagcaattagaaattctgaaattatatggtacgatagcgtaaccaatgaaggaaaattaaattggcaaaatgagcttaaCAGTAAAAACAT agatttctttttaaactgcgatgccatttacttgaattataactggatgaaatcaaaattgaaaaacagtttggcacttgcaaaaaatcacagcagagatatttatgatatttatgtaggacTTGATATTTGGGGAAGAGGTTGTCCTGGcggtggtggatttaattcatcatat gctttacaaaaaatacgacacgaaggactttctgttgcactttttggtccaggttggactcacgaatttttcggatctaagacattccaagaagtagaagatctattttgggcacagttgtttccttatttatatgttcatgtacctatctacgaagaagaagtattCAAAACATCATTTTGCCGTGGCAGTGGTAGCATGTATTATCGCTGTGGTCAG TTTATGCAGGCACTATATGAAAGggatggaaaaagatttaaacacaaaccattttacaatttatccctgCAAGATCCACAAATTTCAGTACCTATACCgcacatgaaatttacatcatcgcctcaacttccagaaccgaaaagtgaaaacgatcgaaatgagTGTTCAGAAGAACCGATACATtatgtttatgaaacgagaaagaatgttgttcgagtattaaaaaatgttgtaaatattgaaaataaaatgccaatGCTATATGTAAATAGCTTCGAATTTTGCAGCGAGTTCTCTTTCAGAGGTGGTGGTTGCATAGAATTAACTACAAATGATCTTACAACTAGGTCATATCACAG ACTATTTCTCGTTCACATCGAATTTCAACAAGACATTGTAGCAATCATTgcttataaaaaaatggagTCGTCCATAGCAAATGGAAGTCAACCCGAACCAATACTAGTTCTCGGCAATAATACAGGCTTAAAATCCATCGTTCATTATAAATCAAGGAATTTGGTTGCCAACTGGAAAAGATG gttcaataacgaatccgcggttaacgggataacgaatatactttcttccaaagtctaa